The Corallococcus caeni genomic interval GCCGGGCGCTGGAGGCCCTGCCGCGCACGCGCATCTTCAACTGCTACGGCCCCACGGAGAACACCACCTTCACGAGCTGCCAGCTCCTGCGCGCGCCGCTCGGCTCCGAGCCCGCGCCCATCGGCCACGCCATCTCCGGCACGCGGATGTACGTGCTGGACGCGGACGGGCGCGAGCTGCCCGTGGGCGCCGTGGGCGAGCTGTACACGGGAGGCACCGGCGTCGCGTGGGGCTACTGGGAGCGACCCGAGCTCACCGCCGAGCGGTTCCTGCCGGATCCCTTCAGCCCTGAACCGGGCGCGCGCATGTATCGCTCGGGGGACCTCGCGCGCAGGCTCGAGGACGGCGCGGTGGACTTCGTGGGACGCGTGGACCACCAGGTCAAGGTGCGCGGCTTCCGCATCGAGCCGGGAGAGGTTGAAGCTGCGCTGCGCCTGCATGCCTCCGTTCAGGAGGCCGTGGTGATGGTGCGCGAGGACGTGCCGGGAGACCGGCGGCTCGTGGCGTACGTGACGGCCTCCGAGCCCCTCACGGCGCCAGCGCTGCGAGCCCACCTGAAGGCCCACCTGCCCGTGCACATGCTGCCCTCGGCCATCGTCGTCCTGGACGCGATGCCGCTCACCGCGAACGGCAAGGTGGAGCGCAAGGCCCTGCCGGATCCGCGCGACTGCCCCGGGGCCGAGGAGGACTTCGTCGCGCCGGAGACCGCGCTGGAGCGGACCGTCGCGAAGGTCTGGGCGGACGTGCTGCGCGTGGACGCGGTCAGCGCCACGGCGGACTTCTTCGAGCTGGGTGGGCAATCCCTCCTGGCCACGCAGGCCATCGGCCGCCTGTGCGACGTGCTCGGGCGTCCCGTCCCGCTGCGCTCGCTGTTCGCCCTGCCCGTGCTGAGGGACTTCGCCGCCGCGCTGGAGGCAGCCGCTCCCGCGGCGGAGCGTGCCGAAGCGCCCATCCCTCCGTGCGCGGATGCGGAGCGGGAGCAGCTGTCGTTCGCGCAGCAGCGGCTGTGGTTCCTGGACCAGTGGATGCCGGGCTCCGCGCTGTACTCCCTGCCGTTCGCGTTCCGACTGGAAGGCCCCCTGGAGTCGGCCGTCCTGGAGCAGGCGCTCCAGGCCGTGGTGGACCGGCATGAGTCCCTGCGCACTTCCTTCCCCGGTGAGGGCGCCGCCATCCAGCATGTCGCCGCGCACGTGCCCGTGACGCTGGAGCGCGCGGAGAGCGGCTCGGAGGCAGACACGCTCGCGTGCATGCAGCGTGAAGGGGAGCGTCCGTTCGATCTGGCCCGGGGTCCGTTGTTCCGCGCGCTGCTCATCCGTGAGGCGGAGCAACGGCACGTGCTGGTGCTCAACCTGCACCACATCGTCTCCGACGGCTGGTCCTTCGGCGTGCTGTACCACGAGCTGTCCACCGCATACCGCGCGCGCGGAGCCGTCACCGACCTGTCATCCCTGCCCATCCAGTATCCCGACTACGCGGCGTGGCAGCGCCAGTGGCTCCAGGGAGACGTGCTCCAGCGGGAGCTGGGCTTCTGGAAGGAGCAGCTCGCGGACGTGCCGCATGTGCTGGAGCTGCCCACCGACCGGCCGCGCGCCGCCGTGCAGCGGTTCGAGGGCACCGTCCATCGCTTCACGGTTCCCGCCGGACTTCACGGTGCGCTGGAGGAACTGGCCCGCCGGGAAGGGGCCACGCTGTTCATGGCCCTGCTCACCGGGTTCCAGGTGCTGCTGTCGCGTTACAGCGGCCAGCGGGACTTCGTGGTGGGCACGCCCATCGCGAACCGCACGCGAAAGGAGCTGGAGGGGCTCATCGGCTTCTTCGTCAACACGCTGCCCATCCGTGCGCGCTTCCAGGGGGAACCCTCGTTCCTTCAGCTCCTCGGACAGGTGCGCGACCGCGCGCTGGGGGCCTATGCCCATCAACACCTGCCGTTCGAGAAGCTGGTCGAAGCGCTCCAGGTCGAACGTGAGTCGAGCCGCACGCCCCTCATCCAGGTGCTGTTCGCGCTCCAGAACGCGCCCACGTCACGGCTCCAGTTCCCGGACGTCACCGTCACCCCGCTGACGCTGGACACGCGCACGTCCAAGTTCGACCTGTTCCTCGCGCTGGAGGAGGCCGGTGACGAACTGGTGGGCACGCTCGAATACGCCACCGCGCTGTTCGATGCCGCCACCATCGAGCGCCTGACGGGGCACTACCTCCAGGTGCTGCGCTGCTTCGTGGAAGCGCCGGATCGGGCCACGGGGGACGCGGTCTTCCTGTCGGAGGTGGAGCAGCGGCGGGTGCTCCGGGACTGGAACGCGTCAGCACGTCCCTACCCTTCGGAGCTGTCCATCGTGGACGCCTTCGCGTCGCAGGTCGCGCGGCGGCCCGACGCCATCGCCGTAAGCCATGGCGCCGTGACGCTCACCTACGCGGACCTGGATGCGCGAGCGGAGCACCTGGCCCGGCGGCTGCGGACGCTCGGGGTGGGCCGGCGCACGCCGCAGGTCGGCGTGTGCCTGCCTCGCTCGGTGGACCTCATCGTGTCGCTCGTCGCCATCCTCAAGGCGGGCGGCGCCTACGTCCCGCTGGATCCGGAGCATCCCGCCGAGCGGCTCGCCTTCATGGCCACCGACGCGCGGCTGGTCGCCATCGTCACGCATGAGGCCCTGGCCTCCGGGCTGCCTCCGGGTTCATGGACGCCCGTGTGCCTGGATGTGCCCTGGGACGCCGTGTTGGAAGCGCACGCGGCTGAGTCCGTGATGCCGGTAGATCTGGCGCACATCATCTACACCTCTGGGTCCACGGGCCGCCCCAAGGGCGTGTGCATCCCGCATCAGGGCGTGGTGCGCCTGGTGCTCAACCCCGACTACGTGCACCTGGGGCCCGGCGACCGGATGGCGCAGTCCACGACCATCGCGTTCGACCTGTCCACGCTGGAGATCTGGGGTGCGCTGCTCAACGGGGCCACGCTGGTCCTGTTCACCAAGGACGAGATCATCGACCCGGACGTCCTGACACGCAGGCTCCAGGAAGAGCGCGTCACGCACATGGTGCTCGCCACGGCGCTGTTCAACCACGTTGCCCGCACGCGGCCCGAGGCCTTCCGCCACCTGTCCTGGATGATCTTCGGCGGCGAGGCCGCGGATGTCGCCAGCGTCAACGCGGTGCTCTCGCACGGTGGACCCACGGCGTTGATCAACGGCTATGGCCCCACGGAGAACACGTCGTTCAGCACGTGGCACCGGGTGCCGCACGCGGGCGTTGATTCCGTGCCCATCGGTGGACCGCTCGCCAACAGCACGGCGTACGTGCTCGATGCCCGGCTTCACCCGGTTCCTCCCGGCGTCGTGGGCGAGCTGTTCGTGGGTGGCGACGGATTGGCGCTCGGGTACTGGGACCGGTCCGGCCTCACCGCGGAGAAGTTCATCCCCCATCCGTTCAGCGACACGCCCGGCGCGCGGCTCTATCGCACGGGGGACCTGGTGCGGCAGCGCAGGGATGGCGTCCTGGAGTACGTCGGCCGCCGCGACCACCAGGTGAAGCTGCGCGGCTTCCGCATCGAACTGGGCGAAGTGGAAGCAGCGCTGCGGCAGCACCCCGCCGCAAGGGAGGCACTCGTGCTGCTGCGCGAGGACACGCCGGGCGACCGCAGACTCGTGGCCTACGTCGCGGCCTCGGGCGTCGCGGAGGCGGTGTTCCGCGAGTTCCTCCAGGCCCGGCTCCCGGGCCACATGGTGCCCTCCGCGTTCGTGGTGCTGGAATCGCTGCCCCTCACGCCCAACGGGAAGATCGACCGGCGCGCACTGCCCGTCCCCGAAGCCTCCAGCCCCGAGGGCTTCATCGCGCCCCGGAGCCCGCTCGAAGCGCGGGTCGCCGGGATCTGGGCCTCCGTGCTCGGCGCGCGCGAGGTGGGAACGCACTCCCACTTCTTCGACCTGGGAGGCCACTCGCTGCTGGCCACGCAGGTGGTGTCACGCGTGCGAGAGGCACTGGGCGTGTCCCTGCCCGTGCGCGCCCTCTTTGAAGCACCGCGCCTGGAGGCGTTCGTCCGGGTCGTGGAAGGGCTGCTCGCGGAAGGGCGTTGGGATTCCTCGCGCATCCCGGTGACGCCGCGTGGCGCCGGGCTGCTTCCGCTGTCCTTCGCGCAGGAGCGGCTGTGGTTCCTGGGCCGGCTCCACGACGCACCGGGCGTCTACAACATGCCCATGGCCCTGCGCCTGGACGGTCCACTGGACGTCGCGGTGTTGCGCGCCAGCCTGGAAGCCCTCGTGCTGAGGCACGAGTCCCTTCGCACCATGTTCCCCGAAGGCGACCTCCCCACGCAGCATATCGTCGAGGAGTCCATCCTCACGCTGGAGGTGCAGCGGTTCGAGGCCTCGGGACCGGAGGACGTGCGAGTCCAGGCGCGCTTGCAGCAGGAGGCGGAGCGGTCCTTCGACCTTGCGAAGGGGCCCCTGTTCCGGGCGCTCCTGCTCGAGCTCGAAGGCACGTGTTCGGTGCTGGTGCTCAACCTGCACCACATCGTGTCCGATGGTTGGTCGCTGGGCGTGCTCTACCGCGAGCTGTCCTCCGAGTACCACGCTCGTCTCCAGGGTCACGCGCCGAACCTGTCCCCACTGCCCTTGCAGTACGCGGACTACGCCGCGTGGCAGCGCCACTGGCTCCAGGGAGACGTGCTCCAGCGGCAGCTCGACTTCTGGAAGGAGCAGCTCGCGGACGCGCCACATGTCCTGGAGCTGCCCACGGATCGTCCGCGTCCCGCGGTACAGCGGTTCGAAGGCGCCACGTACCGCTTCACGTTGCCCGACTCGCTCCAGCACCTCCTGGCGGCCCTGGGCCGCGAGGAAGGGGCCACGCTGTTCATGACGCTGATGGCGGGCTTCCAGGTGCTGCTCTCGCACTACAGCGGCCAGCGGGACTTCATCGTCGGTACGCCCATCGCCAACCGCACGCGTGAGGAGCTGGAAGGCCTCATCGGCTTCTTCGTCAACACGCTGCCGCTGCGGGCCCACCTGCGTGACGGTGCGTCCTTCCGCGAAGTGTTGCGGCAGGTGCGCGACCGGGCCCTGGGCGCGTATGCGCATCAGGAGTTGCCGTTCGAAAAGCTCGTGGAGGAGCTGCACGTCGAACGCGCGCTGAGCCATGGACCGCTGGTGCAGGTGATGTTCGCCTTGCAGAACGCGCCCGGCACGTTGCCCCAGCTTCCGGGCCTCCAGGTCCAGGCGCTGGAGCTGCCGCTCCAGACCTCCAAGTTCGATCTCAGCCTGATGCTGGAGGAGACCGGAGACGGGCTCTCGGGCGTCCTCGAATACGCGAGCGCACTCTTCGAGCCCCGCACCATCGAGCGGATGGCCGCGCACCTCCATCGTCTGCTCGAAGGCGCGGTCCGCCAGCCGGATGTCGCCGTCCACACCCTGCCGTGGTTCCTGGAGAGGGAGCGGCAGCAGGTCCTCTTCACCTGGAACGACACCGCGCGTCCCTACCCGCGCGAAGCCTCCCTGGTGCGTGCCTTCGACGCGCAGGTGGCCGCGCGGCCAGAGGCCATCGCCCTGCGCCACGGCACCCGAGCCCTCACCTACGCGGAGCTGGACACCCAAGCCAATCAGCTCGCGTGGGCGCTCAAGGCCCAGGGCGTGGGGCGGGATGCGCCGCGCGTGGGCGTGTGCCTGCCCCGCTCCATCGACCTCGTCGTGTCGCTCGTCGCCATCCTCAAGGCAGGCGGCGCCTACGTGCCGTTGGACCCGGACTATCCGGCGGACCGCCTCGCCTTCATGGCCAACGATGCGCGGCTCGTCGCGGTCGTCACCGAATCGGCGCTCGCTGCGCAGGTCCCCGAAGGTCCCTGGACGGTCCTGCGGCTGGACGCGCTGCCGGTGGGGCTGGCACGCCACGCCCCTCCGGATGCGGGCACGGGTGATGACCTGGCGCACATCATCTACACCTCCGGCTCCACGGGCCGCCCCAAGGGCGTGTGCATCCCGCACCGGGGCGTCGCCCGCCTGGTCCTCAACCCGGACTTCATCCAGCTCCGTCCCGAGGACCGTGTCGCCCAGACGTCCACGGTCGCCTTCGATGCCTCGACGTTCGAGCTGTGGAGCGCCCTGCTCAATGGCGCGACGCTGGTCCTGCTGTCGAAGGAAGAGGTCATCGAGCCCAGGGTGCTCGCGCAGCGAGTCCGCGAAGAAGGCATCACGGTCCTGTTCCTGACCACGGCGCTCCTCAACCACGTCGCACGCACCGACCCGGCGCTCCTCAAAGGCCTGCGCTGGCTGCTGTTCGGTGGCGAGGCCGCGGACCCGGCCTGCATCCGCGCGCTCCTCTCCCACAGCGCGCCCGACCATCTCATTCACGCCTACGGCCCCACGGAGAACTCGGCGTACAGCACGTGGTTCTCTCCGACGCGCGTCGAACCCGATGCGGTGACGGTGCCCATCGGGCGCCCGGTCTCCAACAGCAC includes:
- a CDS encoding non-ribosomal peptide synthetase, producing the protein MTETVDAPVSPKGPAPRNIADAFEAQASLRPHAVAIRCDGQQLTYAELEARANRLAGWLKAQGVGRERPQVGVCLPRSVDLVVTLVGILKAGGAYVPLDPEYPSERLAFMATDSRVRIIVTHAGLESRLPSGDWRTLCLDTQAEALAGFGEGPIARDVVEDDLAYVVFTSGSTGRPKGVCVPHRGVLRLVLGADYVHLGPDEVLLQLAPVAFDASTFELWGALLNGGRVAVFSRGAAALDELGDFLRAERVTTAFLTTGLFNTLVDRGLPGTETLRQLYTGGEVMSLPHARRALEALPRTRIFNCYGPTENTTFTSCQLLRAPLGSEPAPIGHAISGTRMYVLDADGRELPVGAVGELYTGGTGVAWGYWERPELTAERFLPDPFSPEPGARMYRSGDLARRLEDGAVDFVGRVDHQVKVRGFRIEPGEVEAALRLHASVQEAVVMVREDVPGDRRLVAYVTASEPLTAPALRAHLKAHLPVHMLPSAIVVLDAMPLTANGKVERKALPDPRDCPGAEEDFVAPETALERTVAKVWADVLRVDAVSATADFFELGGQSLLATQAIGRLCDVLGRPVPLRSLFALPVLRDFAAALEAAAPAAERAEAPIPPCADAEREQLSFAQQRLWFLDQWMPGSALYSLPFAFRLEGPLESAVLEQALQAVVDRHESLRTSFPGEGAAIQHVAAHVPVTLERAESGSEADTLACMQREGERPFDLARGPLFRALLIREAEQRHVLVLNLHHIVSDGWSFGVLYHELSTAYRARGAVTDLSSLPIQYPDYAAWQRQWLQGDVLQRELGFWKEQLADVPHVLELPTDRPRAAVQRFEGTVHRFTVPAGLHGALEELARREGATLFMALLTGFQVLLSRYSGQRDFVVGTPIANRTRKELEGLIGFFVNTLPIRARFQGEPSFLQLLGQVRDRALGAYAHQHLPFEKLVEALQVERESSRTPLIQVLFALQNAPTSRLQFPDVTVTPLTLDTRTSKFDLFLALEEAGDELVGTLEYATALFDAATIERLTGHYLQVLRCFVEAPDRATGDAVFLSEVEQRRVLRDWNASARPYPSELSIVDAFASQVARRPDAIAVSHGAVTLTYADLDARAEHLARRLRTLGVGRRTPQVGVCLPRSVDLIVSLVAILKAGGAYVPLDPEHPAERLAFMATDARLVAIVTHEALASGLPPGSWTPVCLDVPWDAVLEAHAAESVMPVDLAHIIYTSGSTGRPKGVCIPHQGVVRLVLNPDYVHLGPGDRMAQSTTIAFDLSTLEIWGALLNGATLVLFTKDEIIDPDVLTRRLQEERVTHMVLATALFNHVARTRPEAFRHLSWMIFGGEAADVASVNAVLSHGGPTALINGYGPTENTSFSTWHRVPHAGVDSVPIGGPLANSTAYVLDARLHPVPPGVVGELFVGGDGLALGYWDRSGLTAEKFIPHPFSDTPGARLYRTGDLVRQRRDGVLEYVGRRDHQVKLRGFRIELGEVEAALRQHPAAREALVLLREDTPGDRRLVAYVAASGVAEAVFREFLQARLPGHMVPSAFVVLESLPLTPNGKIDRRALPVPEASSPEGFIAPRSPLEARVAGIWASVLGAREVGTHSHFFDLGGHSLLATQVVSRVREALGVSLPVRALFEAPRLEAFVRVVEGLLAEGRWDSSRIPVTPRGAGLLPLSFAQERLWFLGRLHDAPGVYNMPMALRLDGPLDVAVLRASLEALVLRHESLRTMFPEGDLPTQHIVEESILTLEVQRFEASGPEDVRVQARLQQEAERSFDLAKGPLFRALLLELEGTCSVLVLNLHHIVSDGWSLGVLYRELSSEYHARLQGHAPNLSPLPLQYADYAAWQRHWLQGDVLQRQLDFWKEQLADAPHVLELPTDRPRPAVQRFEGATYRFTLPDSLQHLLAALGREEGATLFMTLMAGFQVLLSHYSGQRDFIVGTPIANRTREELEGLIGFFVNTLPLRAHLRDGASFREVLRQVRDRALGAYAHQELPFEKLVEELHVERALSHGPLVQVMFALQNAPGTLPQLPGLQVQALELPLQTSKFDLSLMLEETGDGLSGVLEYASALFEPRTIERMAAHLHRLLEGAVRQPDVAVHTLPWFLERERQQVLFTWNDTARPYPREASLVRAFDAQVAARPEAIALRHGTRALTYAELDTQANQLAWALKAQGVGRDAPRVGVCLPRSIDLVVSLVAILKAGGAYVPLDPDYPADRLAFMANDARLVAVVTESALAAQVPEGPWTVLRLDALPVGLARHAPPDAGTGDDLAHIIYTSGSTGRPKGVCIPHRGVARLVLNPDFIQLRPEDRVAQTSTVAFDASTFELWSALLNGATLVLLSKEEVIEPRVLAQRVREEGITVLFLTTALLNHVARTDPALLKGLRWLLFGGEAADPACIRALLSHSAPDHLIHAYGPTENSAYSTWFSPTRVEPDAVTVPIGRPVSNSTAYVLDAHLYPVMPGIVGELFVGGDGLAWGYWERPDLTATAFIPHPFASTPGARLYRTGDLVRQRHDGAFDFVGRRDHQVKVRGFRIEPGEIEAVLRQHASVREALVLVREDSPGDKRLVAYVTFRDAVSASDLRAHVQGLLPSHMVPSAFVLLDALPMTPNGKVDRRALPVPEGEDPPSTGTRTLSALEQTLSAIWCAVLQRAHIPVDANFFDLGGHSLLATQIVSRISQVMGVHVPVRTLFEFPTLEALAGALEARTQDPSHPVPALEAQHREGPPPLSFAQERLWFLNQFHADRAAYNMPMALRLEGTLDVDVLEHALQALVDRHESLRTVFPGEGVPVQRILPRLPVSLRRAEASSRAEAEALLREDAETPFELSEGPMFRALLVREDARHHVLLLNLHHIVSDGWSLGVLYRELSAEYQARKAGRASDLAPLPVQYADYAAWQRQWLQGDVLQRQLDFWKQQLADAPHVLELPTDHPRPSVQQFAGAIHVFTLPRTVLEALEGLGRQEGATLFMTLMAGFQLLLSRYSGQRDFIVGTPIANRTREELEGLIGFFVNTLPLRAHLRDGASFREVLRQVRDRALGAYAHQELPFEKLVEELHVERALSHGPLVQVMFALQNAPGTPPQLPGLQVQALELQTPTSKFDLTLALTEVSEGLSGTFEYATSLFEPRTIERMADHFRRLLEGALRQPDAGIHALPWLSEAERQQVITEWNDTGRPYPRDASLVQAFEAQVATRPEAIAIRHGAQTITYAELDARANQLAWTLKAQGVGPEAPRVGVCLTRSIDLIVSLVAVLKAGGAYVPLDPDYPADRLALMISDAKVHRIITGTATSARFSSDSVGCIRVDALEATAHSGSPYDATRFHPLEPAYLIYTSGSTGRPKGVCVPHQAVMRLVMDPDYIPFGPEDRVAQAATVSFDASTFEVWGALLNGATLVLFSKEEIIDPATLARGLRDERITALFLTTALFNHVTRMEPTAFNGLSTLLFGGEAVDPACVNRLLAHGGPRRLLHVYGPTENTTFSTWHPVTEPVTGTVPIGKPLSNSTAYVLDAHLHPVAAGIVGELFVGGDGLAWGYWERPDLTATTFIPHPFASTPGARLYRTGDLVRQRHDGAFDFVGRRDHQVKVRGFRIEPGEIEAVLRQHASVREALVLVREDSPGDKRLVAYVTFRVAVTASNLRAHVQAALPSHMVPSAFVLMDALPLNANGKVDRRALPRPSDATDTEEAGVLPRTPLEQRIADLWAEVLGRTAISVTASFFDLGGHSLLAAQLVSKLSEHFPFKVPLQVLFQSPTVAALAQWIQAKLTPDAPVAAQGPTLPEGIVRLQEGRTDLPPLWCMHPVGGTVFCYQDLVRALGPDRTVYGFQAPGVNGECPPLGSIELLASHHLSAMLQWQPRGPHYLVGLSMGGTIVYEMAQRMLTLGIPPALLVFLDTPGPGQMPTRFEDDAALLAAMFGDDTPTLAQRLRSLPPHEQMKEVLRQAREGATVPDSYSLRDLEIFLDVWKAHMRALFSYEPVPYEGLATYLKAQVHVPPHPLHPEQPWQELVRHGLEVLPVPGNHQTMIEPPHVETMARHLTECLRRVEDSAPRSSVA